From Cellulophaga lytica DSM 7489, a single genomic window includes:
- a CDS encoding sugar phosphate isomerase/epimerase family protein, giving the protein MKVKNLVKQSVKYPLVLLVFCFASCKDAPKKTEEVKEEIAKTKVDEKKPFFELSLAQWSLHKQVFDGGNPYDFAENAKKLGFTGLEYVSALYNDVKEANYSDEAMAEFVAKSNEAAKKHDMKNVLIMVDGQGDLALADAAERKKTVEAHYKWVKAAAEMGCHAIRVNLAGATEEKEWVASSVDGLTQLGTFAKEHNINVIVENHGGLSSNGKLLSEVMSKVNMDNVGTLPDFGNFCIKKAEDGSCEDMYDIYKGITELMPYAKAVSAKSYNFDAEGNETKIDYAKMLQIVKDAGYTGFIGVEYEGEEKSEEEGIIATRDLLINASKNLK; this is encoded by the coding sequence ATGAAAGTTAAAAACCTAGTTAAACAAAGTGTAAAATATCCATTAGTTTTACTTGTTTTTTGTTTTGCATCATGTAAGGATGCTCCTAAAAAAACCGAAGAAGTAAAAGAAGAAATTGCGAAAACTAAAGTAGACGAAAAAAAACCATTTTTTGAGTTGTCTTTAGCGCAGTGGTCGCTACACAAGCAAGTTTTTGATGGCGGAAATCCTTATGATTTTGCTGAGAACGCGAAAAAATTAGGTTTTACTGGTTTAGAATATGTTAGCGCTCTTTACAATGATGTTAAGGAGGCAAATTATTCTGATGAGGCTATGGCAGAATTTGTAGCTAAATCTAATGAAGCTGCTAAAAAACATGATATGAAAAATGTTTTAATTATGGTAGACGGACAAGGAGATCTTGCTTTGGCAGATGCCGCTGAACGTAAAAAAACTGTTGAAGCTCATTACAAATGGGTAAAAGCTGCCGCAGAAATGGGATGCCACGCCATACGCGTAAATTTAGCAGGTGCTACAGAAGAAAAAGAATGGGTTGCCAGCTCTGTAGATGGATTAACACAACTTGGCACTTTTGCTAAGGAACATAATATAAATGTTATTGTAGAAAACCACGGCGGATTGTCATCTAATGGAAAATTACTTTCTGAAGTAATGAGCAAAGTTAATATGGACAACGTTGGTACATTACCAGATTTTGGAAACTTTTGTATTAAAAAAGCAGAAGATGGTAGCTGTGAAGATATGTATGACATTTACAAAGGGATAACTGAATTAATGCCATATGCAAAAGCAGTTAGTGCTAAGTCTTACAATTTTGATGCAGAAGGAAATGAAACGAAAATAGACTATGCCAAAATGTTACAAATTGTAAAAGATGCTGGTTATACTGGTTTTATTGGGGTTGAATATGAAGGTGAAGAAAAAAGTGAAGAAGAAGGTATTATTGCTACCAGAGACTTACTAATTAATGCATCTAAAAACTTAAAATAA